In Miscanthus floridulus cultivar M001 chromosome 5, ASM1932011v1, whole genome shotgun sequence, one genomic interval encodes:
- the LOC136450603 gene encoding uncharacterized protein yields MAPLTPRLVVPIDVKKQPWEQKVPFHNRWHPEIPPVADVTEGELFRVEMVDWSGGRVKDDNSADDMKFMDFTIAHYLSGPLRIVDSEGVPASPGDLLAVEICNLGPLPGDEWGYTAILERENGGGFLTDHFPSARKAIWYFEGIYAYSPQIPGVRFPGITHPGVVGTAPSVELLNIWNEREKRLSETSPETIKLCEVLHQRPLVPLPTPENCLLGKVQEGTAEWHRIANEAARTIAGRENGGNCDIKNLSRVSKVYLPVFVEGANLSTGDMHFSQGDGEISLCGAIEMSGFLDLKCEIIRGGMKEYLTPVGPTPLHVSPIFEIGPVEPRFSEWLVFEGISVDESGKQHFLDASVAYKRAVLNAIEYLSKFGYSKEQVYLLLSCCPCEGRISGIVDSPNAVTTLAIPTAIFDQDIKPKRLNGRPLGGPQLRRLPDLLSCSNNGHLPATQGKSGTSAP; encoded by the exons ATGGCTCCTCTGACTCCTAGACTGGTAGTGCCCATAGATGTGAAGAAGCAACCATGGGAGCAAAAGGTCCCTTTCCATAACCGCTGGCATCCGGAGATCCCTCCTGTTGCTGATGTAACTGAAGGGGAATTGTTCCGTGTTGAGATGGTCGATTGGAGTGGAGGGCGGGTTAAGGATGATAACTCTGCAGATGATATGAAATTCATGGATTTCACAATT GCTCATTATCTTAGTGGGCCATTAAGAATAGTTGATTCTGAAGGGGTTCCAGCTTCACCAGGTGATCTTCTTGCGGTAGAGATCTGCAACCTTGGCCCACTTCCTGGCGATGAGTGGGGTTATACTGCAATACTTGAAAGGGAGAATGGAGGTGGATTCTTAACTGACCACTTCCCAAGCGCAAGAAAAGCCATTTGGTATTTCGAAGGAATTTACGCATACTCCCCTCAGATACCAG GTGTTCGTTTTCCAGGAATAACTCATCCTGGTGTAGTGGGAACTGCACCATCAGTTGAGCTTCTTAATATTTGGAATGAAAGAGAAAAAAGATTGTCTGAGACAAGCCCAGAGACTATTAAACTGTGTGAAGTTCTACACCAGAGGCCCCTTGTTCCTTTACCGACCCCTGAGAATTGCTTACTTGGGAAG GTCCAAGAAGGGACTGCTGAATGGCACAGAATTGCAAATGAAGCAGCCAGAACTATTGCTGGAAGGGAAAATGGCGGGAATTGTGACATAAAGAATCTAAGCAGAGTCTCCAAAGTTTATCTACCAGTatttgttgaaggagcaaaccttAGCACTGGTGATATGCACTTCTCCCAGGGCGATGGCGAAATTTCGTTGTGTGGAGCAATTGAAATGAGCGGATTCCTTGATCTCAA GTGTGAGATCATAAGAGGTGGGATGAAGGAATACTTAACCCCAGTTGGTCCAACACCACTTCATGTGAGCCCTATCTTTGAGATTGGTCCTGTCGAGCCACGTTTCTCAGAGTGGTTAGTGTTTGAGGGCATCAGTGTAGATGAGTCTGGAAAGCAGCATTTTCTTGATGCATCTGTTGCCTACAAACGTGCAGTTCTGAATGCCATTGAGTACCTTTCCAAATTTGGGTACTCTAAGGAGCAG GTATATCTTTTACTGTCATGCTGCCCATGCGAGGGTAGGATATCTGGAATAGTAGACTCTCCTAATGCTGTAACAACTCTTGCCATCCCTACGGCGATATTTGACCAG GATATAAAGCCAAAACGCCTGAATGGGAGACCACTTGGAGGACCACAATTGAGAAGACTTCCAGATCTTCTAAGCTGCTCAAACAATGGACACCTTCCTGCCACCCAAGGCAAAAGTGGTACAAGTGCGCCCTAG